GGAGGAAGCCTCTGTATGGCAGCACAACCTCGGTTTGCAAAGTTGTGTCTGAACAAACCACAAGACTTCTGGAACTTTGTCCTTTGTACAGAGAAGACCAAAGTGGAGATGTTTGTCTATAATTCATAGTGCTACATGGTGGTGGAGGGATGATGATTTGGGCTTGTTTTGTACCTGGGCACCTTGCAGTGATTGTGTTGACCATGAACTCCACTGTATACCAAAGTATTACAGAGTCTAATGTGAGGCCATCTGTCTGGCAGGTAAAGTTTGGCCGAATTTGGGTcatgcaacaggacaatgagtCCAAGCACACCAGCAAATCTACAATAGAATGACTGAGTAAGAAAAGAATCAGGGTGTACCAATGGCCCAGTTGAAGTCCAGACCTCAGTTCAATTGAAATGCTGTGCATAAATGAATGCCCGCAACCTCAATGAACTGAAGCAACTTTGTACTGAAGAGTGGGCCAAAATTCCTCCACAACAATGTCAGAGACTGATGAAGTCATACAGAAAACGATTACTTTAAGTTATTGCTGCCAAAGGTGGTTCTACAAGCTATTGAATCACTTAGGGGTATACTTAGGTTTTCACACATGGCTTCTCCATTTTGACTCcgttttttgttaaataaataatgacacagTGGAATTTCTTGTGTGTTGTTTTACACCTTAAGTTAGATGTAAAAATTTTTAGAAGCTGGTAAAGACCAGGTGCGTTTTAATTAGGCCTACATCCTGATATGTAAAACCACGGAACTGAAAGAGGATGTACTTTTTGTATGGCAttttacaattaaaaaaaactttaattagGTAAACAGAaatgggggcagcgtgtggctctgtgggctaagccagtgtgcctgtaatcagaaggtcacaggttcaaacccagcctctacATAGCtgtggcccttaacccccagctccctgggtgccccaacaggtggctgcccttcgcagacagcttactctgcaaagagcaagttgagggaggcataaagagaatttccccacagggatcaatgaagtatcaATTATCTTTCTTAGAAAAGTGTTCTGAAATGAGGAATTCAATGTGCCACACAACCTTAAATACATCTAGCCATATCCAGGGCTGGACTACAATTAAAAACCAGCCGTGGGCCTTTTTCTGGCCCACAAACTCATCGACCCACCAGGAAAATCCCAGGTACGCCAGATGGAGAGTCCAACCCCACTCATATCAGTGGGAATCATTCTTATGTGAGTTTATGGGTAGTGTGAGAATTTGATGGCTACTCATTTTaaaacccagaaaaattaaCACAGATTATAACAAAATTTTAACTTTATATTTACAAGGTTAGATTTAATGATTTAAGTACATTTCAAATTCAAATActtgattatttttattatttaaaatgggACAATGCACGGACTACACTTCCCAGCGTTTATACATAGACACGCGTATATTCAGTCATTTAGAAGTTAATAATTTGGTCAAACATGGCGCTGCGATGGGCCCCAAATTAACGTGCGCTATAAACACGTGGTTTGCTGTGCGCCTATGAGTGCTTTAAGTCGAAATACTGGACTGGAAGACTCTGCTTTTGCGCGGTTGAGGGAAAGCTCGAGTATCTAgggtgtcccaatatttatatGGCGAATGCGTGAGGACTGGACCGAGCTCTCTTCGACCCTAAACAGAAATCCGCTGTCGTCTCTGGCTTTGGCAAAGGGAATTACCCAGAAGTCTTCTGTCTTCAAGCCACCGACCTATCAGTGTATCCAGAGGACCTGGCCGgaagaaaaatgaaataaaagaaaatggcGGATAATACTCTGAAATGTAAGATATTTAACGCATTTTCTTGTTtccggtaaaaaaaaataatgtcgCGTTAATGTAAAGCAACTCCCATTCCCATATTAATGCAGCGATTGAATTGAATGCGACTGACGTCCGCCAGTATTTGGGTTTGTGTGTCATATACAGTTGCGGGCTAGCAGTGTGAGTGTCCCAAGCCGTTAGTGGCACCAGTGGCAAGGGCGCGTGTGTGTCCCTAAGCATTGGAAAACGCCCTAGCTGGCCGGTCCACTTCGCGTTCTTGTATTTCGGAAAAATTGCGTTTGGAGCCGTGGGATTCGGTTTTAAGAAATACGGTTCACGTTAAATAAGaccaaaactaaataaaaactgcCTCAAAAAATACTACCCAATTTTAAAGTAATTAAACTGAGCGCATCATTACTAAGGTCTCTGTAGAATACAGCTAATCACATTTACTTTACATCTGATTCAGTGTTCGTGGTCTTGTGTACATGCACAAACCCTGTCAAGTCGGGATAAACGTAATATTTGTAAACAACTTTTGATTCCTTTATTTTCTATGCTGTGTTTTAATTAAGAAAGTGAACTGTgtccaaacagcattttaagtggTTTTTACGCATTCAAGCGCTTTACAGTGGCTGCAGTAAATTTGATGAACCGAAATTCGGTTGGTACTAGTAATTAACGTAAAAAAAGTTTCTGTTTTCAACACAACCATCACTTGTGTTCAGTCCCTGTTTATGAATTACAGTGGCCTCATGCATTTGCTGGACCAGAGTAGAGTGGAGTTTGTGTCCATCGATAAAACAACCAGGGATGTGCTGGTTAGTGGTAGAAACGTGGTAGAaattataaaacaaatattcagcTTGCAGTCGCCATAACGGTCACTTGATGCCTAAATCCATCTGAAATGTGTGTAATTTCTCAGGCATATTTTGAATGAAAGATAAAAACCTAGTGACCTATAGTAAGTTAAGTGGATTATTCATAAAAAGGATCACAATATAAACTAAATCTTAACACttttataaaatgtaaatgtatatttggACATCTTCATTGGGGTCATTGTGATTTTTAAGtggttcattttgtttttcgaACCTCACACAGGGACAGATGAACAGACGCTGCAACTGATCCAGCTGCGGATAGAAAACGAGCATCTTTTCACAGGGCACCGGAATGCGTCTGTGAACGGATTTGAGTAATGCTGCATAACATGCCTTCCTGTATTTTAACTGAACCATGAGTTGGGCAGGAAGTGATCCTTTACCAACAAATATTAGTGTGTCCTTTACTGCTGTGACAGTGTCAGGTGTCACCTGCGTGTAAACCTACGTCGTACAAATATGTGCATTTTCAATGTCTACGCAGTGAAATAATCAAGAAAATGGACTTGGAAGGGAAGATGACCGCCAAACAAGCTGCCAAAAAATGGGAAAACCTAAAGAAAAAGTACAAGGTATATTATCAGTTTCTAAAACCTTGcgatcctttaaatcagagctagataagacttTACGCTATTAGTTGAATTCAAGTGAGCTCGTTTGTAAACTtacgttatttttttattggaggcagcaggtggcgctgttgcattaTAGTTCCAGGGTATTGGTATTTGGATCCTGTATGCAGTGTGTGGGGAGGTTGTATGTTGACTTGAGGGTCCGTGCCATGTGTTGGACTGGCATCTGGGGTTCCTGGGACAGCTCCCATTTGTTTTTGTTATatatgaatattatttttttttgttactgtcaGGACCTGATGGCAGCCATGGCAGATCAGTGGCCGTTCTTCTCTGCCATGCATGCCGCTGTCTGCCAGAAGCCCGCCACACAACCTTTACATGTAATCGCCTCGTGCACCAGCACGGAGCAGGCCACGTTGCCCATGGCGACCTCCGACACAGACGACACGAAGGATCCCGGCGAATTCAGCGCGTGGACCTCCGCCACAACCACGGACAGCTGCGTGGCTGATGACAGCGTGGCGCAGAGCGAGCTGTCGTTCGCCGGTTCCATTGGGCAGAAGCGGAAGAGGAGCAGCCTGTTGGACTACCTGAAGAAAGAGTCCGAGCGGGAAGAAAAGCGGTTCAAAGATGCGGAAGCCAGAGAAGCAGCCAGACATGAAGAGAACCAGAGGCAGATGAGCAGATTGCTTTCTGCCTTTGAAAGAATGGTGGAAAAGATGTAGATTACACACTACACTACAGTACCAATATTGTTTTTACTTGTTTCCCAgcagtgtgttaaaatatcagtcCTAAAATAGTTGCGTATTGATTGTTTGTAAACAAAGACAAAGAAATAGGTAAACCTTTGTTTAAGCCTAGATCCTCAGTTGAAACTGTGGggtttgtaaaaaaaattgttaGGTCTACATATAAAAATGGCGGCAAGCCTTATAACTGGTGACAGGACACTGGTCTTGTAGGACACAAACTAGCACGAGTAGTAGGGCTGAGTGGTACTGATCCTCCTCTTCCTAATAGAGAGGGCAGACGTCTTTACCTAGTAAATGAGGTGACTAAACCAAGCAGGTTCTAAGAAAAGGACTTCCACTggaaaatgtcagaattgagtcAGACAAACATTTAAGATGGCGTCATGTGGCTCATCATGTTAGGACTCTGTGCCCATGACTGGAAGGatgctagttcaaatcccatagtcGTCAGAGTGGTTGTGTTGTTGGTCCCTTgggtaaggcccttaaccccaagttctccggggactggctgaccccgcTTTATCACTTGTATGCcactttagataaaagcatctgttaaacaACCGTTTAGGCAGAACAATTTAATCACATTTTTTGACACTTTTCATTTACTCATTTTCCGAAATATTTCCAAAGCAACTGCCTTTCAGTCTTGAACCAGAATAATTTCTGGAAAAACGTCGACATTTTGGTTAACAGTAATCATGATCCTGCAAGTGAACAGGAAGAGGAAGCGGAGCATGCACATCTGCTGCCAGACGGTCCCTTATGTGTGACCCGCTCCTCTCGTGGGCCTGAAGCTTTTCAGGAGGCGGTACCAAGTTCCTGGCTCTTTCACAGTCGTGCTCCGGCCTCAGAAAGTCCCCATTCATCAGGCAGACGTTGTGCAAGAAGGCACACGCTGTGATGACATCTGAGCAAAAGGCGGTGCTCACTTCCAGCGGCTTGGAAAACGTTAACCTCCAGCGGGCTCTCATCATGCCGAAGGCCTGCAGAACACCGGAGTGCGCCAGGGAGTGACTCTCGTTGAACTTTTGCTCAGCCCTCACCTCGGAGGCCATTTTGTACGGCGTGATCAGGCATATCGGTGTTACCAAACATGGGTATTCCTCTTCACCTAGAATAAAGTACTCTGGGGGCGGGTAGCTAGCATTTTGGTAAACGGGGCTATTTCGCAGCACGGTAGAGACATGCACAGACCCAGGGTAGCCAACGAAAATGTCCAGAAATTTGCCTTGGGAATCACATATCGCCTGCATTTGAACGGAGTGGAACTGCATGTGGTTAAAGTAATAGGCCTCGTTTTGTTTCGGAGGCTTTATCCGGAAGTGGCAGCCGTCGATGGCACCGACGGCTTTTCCAAAAGCCGAGTGACGGCCCACGTGTGCGAATCTGCCGGCGATGGCGTCTAGCTCCTCCGGGCTGGGCAGTGACACCACTTTGTGAAGGTTCTTCTTGATTTGCTGGGCCATTTTGTGCACTATGCGGTAGACCGTGCTCTTGGGCACGCTGAAGGTCTGCGCCGTCGCCCTGTACGACAGGCCGTGAGCCAGCCAGTATGCGAACACCAGCACCTCCAGATGGTGGGCCCAGCCATGGTCCTTTTCCTGATGAGTGACTTGCATCAGCTCATTCATGCTTCGCCGCCTCAGTCTGTAATGCATCCAGAGATCTTGCTCCGGGTCGAAATACACCTGCAGAACCGGAACGTTCCGGTTCAGCTTGGCATAGGAAACTGAGGGGTTTGCCTACAACAAGAACATTGTTACtcttgataaatatttataatcaCCTACTTAAAGTTGGTTCTAAaaccagaaactaaaaaaaacataCTTATACTTACATTTTTAATGCCTGGACTCACTGCTACATCACATTTACGGCATTTgccagacgcccttagccactTATATAAGTGCTTAGGAATCTCACCAGTGAATACATCCTGATACTGGTTCAATAGAACCCGACTTACTATCTATCTAAAAACCTCCCATCGcaagtaatacattttttttaatgaatataatCCTGGAAGGCCTAATCCAAGTACTCCCAAAAGAGGTGGGTTTTTAGTCATGGTTTGAAGACACAGCTTTCAAATGCCATGTCATAATTGGAATAACCATTTCAAAACCATTTTAAATGTGCTTTGTAAGGCTGCATGATATTACAATGGGATATATGAAATTGCTACAAGTAATGAAATACTGAAAAAGAAGATAAAATTACCTGAAATTATTATTGACAGTTTATCGATCCCTGTGAAGAAATACTCTTCatagctccccctcccccacagatacccccccccccccacctgtggcAGCGCCTAGGGAGCTGgaggctaagggccttgctcagggacccacaggtgTGTTGAGGCTGGGCTTGATGCCGACCTTCAGGTCTCGGACACAGGTTTagcccactgggccacatacCGAGCCCGTATAAGCTTAGCTTATAGCCAAGCAAAACTTAAGTACCAATAGAGTATCAAATAAACTGGTGGTGTTGCCGCAAGCTGTATCAACAGACCCAAAGCAGTG
The sequence above is a segment of the Brienomyrus brachyistius isolate T26 chromosome 5, BBRACH_0.4, whole genome shotgun sequence genome. Coding sequences within it:
- the LOC125742540 gene encoding uncharacterized protein LOC125742540, producing MADNTLKWTDEQTLQLIQLRIENEHLFTGHRNASVNGFDEIIKKMDLEGKMTAKQAAKKWENLKKKYKDLMAAMADQWPFFSAMHAAVCQKPATQPLHVIASCTSTEQATLPMATSDTDDTKDPGEFSAWTSATTTDSCVADDSVAQSELSFAGSIGQKRKRSSLLDYLKKESEREEKRFKDAEAREAARHEENQRQMSRLLSAFERMVEKM
- the LOC125742529 gene encoding putative nuclease HARBI1 isoform X2 → MVKNTMEKVAFALFLFQHLNKTRLRSLARLRKRRRFLELLHANQVYFDPEQDLWMHYRLRRRSMNELMQVTHQEKDHGWAHHLEVLVFAYWLAHGLSYRATAQTFSVPKSTVYRIVHKMAQQIKKNLHKVVSLPSPEELDAIAGRFAHVGRHSAFGKAVGAIDGCHFRIKPPKQNEAYYFNHMQFHSVQMQAICDSQGKFLDIFVGYPGSVHVSTVLRNSPVYQNASYPPPEYFILGEEEYPCLVTPICLITPYKMASEVRAEQKFNESHSLAHSGVLQAFGMMRARWRLTFSKPLEVSTAFCSDVITACAFLHNVCLMNGDFLRPEHDCERARNLVPPPEKLQAHERSGSHIRDRLAADVHAPLPLPVHLQDHDYC
- the LOC125742529 gene encoding putative nuclease HARBI1 isoform X1, with the protein product MVKNTMEKVAFALFLFQHLNKTRLRSLARLRKRRRFLELLHANQANPSVSYAKLNRNVPVLQVYFDPEQDLWMHYRLRRRSMNELMQVTHQEKDHGWAHHLEVLVFAYWLAHGLSYRATAQTFSVPKSTVYRIVHKMAQQIKKNLHKVVSLPSPEELDAIAGRFAHVGRHSAFGKAVGAIDGCHFRIKPPKQNEAYYFNHMQFHSVQMQAICDSQGKFLDIFVGYPGSVHVSTVLRNSPVYQNASYPPPEYFILGEEEYPCLVTPICLITPYKMASEVRAEQKFNESHSLAHSGVLQAFGMMRARWRLTFSKPLEVSTAFCSDVITACAFLHNVCLMNGDFLRPEHDCERARNLVPPPEKLQAHERSGSHIRDRLAADVHAPLPLPVHLQDHDYC